The following nucleotide sequence is from Rubrobacter radiotolerans DSM 5868.
GGCCCTCGCCGGCTTCTTATGGGCGGCGTTCGGCCATCCGTGGAAGCCTGTTCGGTGGCGGGCCGCTCACGCCGCCCGCTCGCTGCTCCTTCTGCCCAGTCCCGATCTACTCCGAGCGCTGGTCTTGCGCTCCAATTCGGAGACGGCCGGGACGTTCAGGTCGGGACAACTGGATTTCTTCTGGATGAGCGCCAGATCTTGGTTGATGGTCGTTCTGCAGAGGCTGGCGGAAGAGCGTCCAGAGGTGTTGCAGCCCCACGTCGAAGACATCGCCCAGCACACGTTGAGTTCAGATTTTCCTCACGCGCAGATCCGTGAATTGGCGAAGCGGACCGTGTTGCGAGTAGTCGAGCACGACCCTGCCATCTTGCCAAGAGATGAGATCGAGAAGCTGCAGCACTCGAACGAGCCGGGTAGCGGCCTGTACCCACGCCAGTCGCCGTACGATTTGGGTCTCAATGATCGTCTGAAAGACAACTCGGTAGGAGAACGCTTTGGTTTCAACAGCATGGACACCATACCCTACTGGTACGCCCCACTCGGGCGCGTGTTCGCCCAAAACGCCGACGCCGTCACCGCGAGAGCCGAGGCGTGGGTGTGCGATCGCTGGGGGCGCACGCACGAGGATTGGTGGAACGATCCCCGCGAGCTGCGCAGCGAGCGCACGACGATGTACGCGAGCAACAATCACGGCTCGATGCCCCGGATGGAGAACCTCAAATTGTACCTGGAGTACCATGCGATGCAGTGCGTCGCAGGGGAGATGGTCGACATCTTGCCCGTGTCGGTGGACAAAGACGATAGCGACTTCTACTCCTGGGACTCGTGGCTGGAGGAACACCTGCCCGCCCATTCCAGGTTCTGGCTCGCCGACCTCCGCTCGACGACTCCGTTTCGTGGAGCTTCGTGGGGCTATTTTCCTCCGATGGAAGAATGGTTCCGACGCGACGATCCCGCAGAGTACGAAGCTGCGCTGGGAATCGGCGAGCCGGGAGACGAAGGCGAGATCGTGGTGGATGGGAGCATACAAGATCACGACAGCAGGAGGCGCGGCAGGGTGAGCGTGTCGAGCGCCCTGGTAAGTCCCGACACAGCAGCGGCGCTGCTGCGTGCCCTTCAGACGACGGATCCTGGCAACTTTCGCCTGCCATACGCAGGCGAAGAAGACGAATATGGCGTCTCGGAGATAAGCGAACCGGGTTTCGTTCTCAAAGGTTTGGTGACGGGATGGAGGAGGGAGAAGGAATACCTTGACGAGCACGACCCGCTTACTCGGGAGATCAAAGGTTCTTTTTCTCTATTAGGTCGGGACTTCCTCGACACCCTTGGGGTGTCGCTGTCCGACGACTTCCTGACCTACTCCGAGCCGAACGGTAACATTGTGGCACGCTTGGACGTGTGGAGCGATGACCCGCAGGAGCGAGAGCGCATCACCGAGGCGTTCTCCACGGGGGAGCGGCTATGGGTACGAACGGAAGCCCTACTAGACTACCTGCGATGTAGAAGTATGGACCTCGTGATGGAGGTACAGATTACCCGCAACGTCGAGCGGCGTTACGACACTGAGAGCTACCTGAAGGAACGGGAGTATGACCCAGGAAGATCCACTATCTACATCCTCAGAGGAGACGGCTCGCTCGAAACCCTGGCCGGACGTCGTCCGCTTGGGTCAGCGCATAGTCCGTGAGCTCGGGTTAGAAGACGGTAACGACACGCTCGGTCGATGGATGGCCCACCGCATCGCCGAGCTCATGGAGAAATCCGAACAGGCCGAAGACGAGGGAGTCAGGGAGGAGTCCCGCCGTGAGTGCTCCGACCTTATCCTCAGGATTTGGTCGCGCCGATCAGGCTGGCCGTACGGCCAGCCTTTAGCCAAAATCGCCTCCGCTCTCAAAGATCTGGCGGCAGAGCGGAGCCGTTACATCATGCGTCCCAAGGAGCCCAAAGAGCGGTCCTGGTCTGGAGTGCTGCCCTTACTCGAAGAAATTCACCGTAGCGAGCAGTGGATATACCGCGATGCCGCACTGGCGAGTATTCCGCCAGAAGATTTGGACGAGGCCAAGTCTTGGCTCGAAGAGCACGGAGAAGATATGCCCGAAGAGGAGTCAGGCACGCTCGGGCGAGTAGTGGAGATGGCAGAGCGGACGCGTAGTGAGTTCTTCAGACTCGGCAACACGTCGACAACACCACACTTCGGCACTCTGGCCGAAGAAGAACGGACGCGGCTGGTCAAAGAAGCACTGGAAGAGTTGGATGCCGAGCGGTTGCGCCTACGGGAACTTGCATCGCAGGAAAGGGAATCAGAAGTGACGGACGAGAACGACGAACTTTCTACGGAGTGACCTAATGGGCGTCAGCACTACATCAGCCAGGCGTCGAGCTCTGTCCAATTGTAGAGGGTCACCCGCTCCATCAGCCGATGTTTGGGGATGTCCGTCTTGTCGGAGACTTTCTCGAAGGAGTCTTCCGTCCTGCCAGCGAGATACGCGGTAAGCCTGCTTCGAGTCCATCCAAGCACCGGGCTGCGCCTCCCGCGTGGCCTCGACAGCACGCGCTACACTTTCAGCCGCTTCGGACAGCACCACAGCGATCTCTGCTAGAGCCCGCTCCTCGACGCCGCGTAGCACCTCCCGCACCGCCGCAACTTCCTTGGAGACCTCCATGAGCCGATCCGTAGTCCCACTTCGACATCGGCTACCTGCTCATCCGCACTCCGCAACATGCCCATATCCTGTTTTTGTAGTTTACGACGGTACTTGCCGTGACCTTTACCATCACACGTATCATCAACAGGGTGCAGCTCGCAGCGTTCGGTGATGGTGATGATTTCTGACTGTGTGTAAAATCACCTATAGATTGTAGTTTTGGCAGTGTACGGTGACCCTCGGAGGATCGCCGACACTGCCTAGGAATTAGAAGGTTGCGAGTTTGAGTCCTGCCGATCACGCTACAAAATACCTTGAAACAACTCTGTTTTTGCCTTAGCCTTCTGAGAAGGCTAGCTCCATACCACCGTCCGTACCACCGAGCCAACCGGAACCCAACAGGATCAGATGAGATCTATCGATCAGCACAAGTGACAGAAATCCCGTTTCTAAGGCCCAAACGGGCCGTAACAGGGTCTAAATTTGCGGTGAGCGATCCCCTACGAATCAGAAGGTCGCAGGTTCGAGTCCTGCCGAGCGCGCCCCTAGAGATCCTGCAAAGACTCTTGTTTCTATCCCCCGACTCTTCTATCCCCGATCGGGGTTGGTGTCTTTTTTGTTCTCCCCAACCGCTTCCGAGGCGGCTACAGGGGAAACTTTTGAGACTTTCCCGAGTAAGAGCGTCTTGGCGAAGGCGAAGTCCAAGGTCGCCCTCGTGCAAGAAGCTCGCAGAAGCAGCCCCGCTGCCCCTGTATTCTGCCGTCTTCGTATTCCCCCCGAGTCCCGGTCGTGCTGACCGCTGCTGGCACCGCCCGCTCACCGGAGTCCATTGCAACTTTCAGCCGTCGTCCACAAGACGGTCTCATCCCCGACGAAGCGGTAGATCTCTCGTCTGAGTTACCGTCCGCTGGCTTCTCCGGCGGCCTCGGACCGGATAACTCCAGCCGTCTTGAATTTGTTTATTCTTGCTACACAAAAGCGTATCGGTAATATACAGGTGAAGAGGAGGACTTTGAGGGCGATGATGCAGGATGGATGACAGGGCTGCGGTTTCGGGCATAGGAGCCAAGGTGCGGGAGCTTCGTACGGAGAAGGGCCTATCGCTAAGGACGCTTGCGGCCAGAACGGGCTTCTCTCCGTCGCTTATCTCGCAGATCGAGGCAGAGGCGGTGTCTCCGTCCATAGCGTCTCTGGGCAGGATCGCACAGGAACTCGGTGTAACGCTGGGGCAGTTCTTCAGCTCCATAGAGTCCTCGCCCAGGCGGATAGTCCGTAGGGCCGAGCGACCGGAGCACAGGAGTCGGTGGTCCAGGATCACGGTCTCTTCGGTCTCTGATCCCTCGGCCGGCAGGAAGTTGTCGGTGCTTGAGATGGTGGTCGAACCCGGAGGTCGGAGCGGGGAACAGGCGTTCGGTCTGCAGGAGGTCGTGTTGCTGTTGCTCTCCGGTCGCCTGGAGATAGACCTCGACCGGCACACGACGGAGCTTGGCCCCGGGGACAGCGTATACGTGGCCGCCGGCGCTACGCTGAGCTGGAGAAACCCAGGGGACGAAAGGGCGGTCTTGATTCTGTGCGCCGCTTCGGGAAAAGGAGAGTTGCTCTCGGCGCTGGTGAAGCACCGTGAGGAAGACGAAACCGTGAAAAAGAGATGACGGACACCAGCAGATCCAGCCCGGACGAACATCCGGAGCCTGCGGCGCATCCCGAGTCCCGGAGTGCGGTCAGAGCCCGAGAGGTTAGGCCGTCGTCGCTCTTACCGCTCGTTCGGGATCGAAGAGAAGGGCCAGCACGAAGCAGACCAAGGGAATAGCTCCCATAACAACAAGACCGAGAGCATAACTTCCCGATGCCTGGTAGATCGCGGCCAGCGGCAGCGGCGCGACCGCGGCGCCGCTGATCATAACCATCGTGGCCGGTCCCTGAACCCGGCCGAGCTTCTCCCGTCCGTAGAAGTGGGCCCACGTCGCTCCCGAGGCTACGCTCTGGAACCCGGACGCGGCTCCCAGAGCAGCCGCGTACAGCACGACCAGCGCCACGGAGTGCGCAAATCCGAGAACAGAGAGCGCGGCAAGCAGCAGCGCGAGGCTTGCAAAGAGCGGCGTCCGGGGACCGAAGCGGTCGGCGAGAAACCCGGCGACCACCGTCGAGGCCGCCGCCGCGACTGCGAACGGCACGAACGCGCTCGCCGCCGTAGCCGGTTCGATCCCGACCTCCCCGAGAACCGAGATCTGATGAAAGACGAGCGCCGTCACGATAAACGGCGCCGCCGCTACCGGCAGCGCGAGAAGCCAGAAATCCACCGATAGCATCACCAGTCCCCGGGGTCCGGTCTCTTCGCTTCCGTCGAATGCACCGTCGGAAGCTTGCGGCTTCTCCGCCGGTGGCGCCTGCGCTCCGTCCGGATAAAGCCCCACATCCTCGGGCCGGTCCCGGACGATGAGCAGCGCGAGCGGCACGAGGACCGCGACAACGAGCGTCCCGAGCGCGAGATACGCTCCACGCCAGCCAAACGTCCCGATCAGGGCCTGCGTGGCTGGCGGCAGAACGGCATTCGAGGCCGCTATCCCGAGCGCCACGACCGCGACGGCCCTCCCGCGACGCTTCACAAACCACCGAGCCGCGAGCATGTTCGCCGTTACCGGCAGCGAACCCTGCCCGAGCGCCCGAAGCGCTGCGAAGCCGAAGAACAAGAGGAGCGGACCGGCCGCAAAAGACATCCCGAAACACGCCGCCCCGAGCCCGATCCCTATAGCCGCCAGCATCACCCGCGCCCCGAACCGGTCCACCAGCCGCGCAACGACC
It contains:
- a CDS encoding helix-turn-helix domain-containing protein; translated protein: MDDRAAVSGIGAKVRELRTEKGLSLRTLAARTGFSPSLISQIEAEAVSPSIASLGRIAQELGVTLGQFFSSIESSPRRIVRRAERPEHRSRWSRITVSSVSDPSAGRKLSVLEMVVEPGGRSGEQAFGLQEVVLLLLSGRLEIDLDRHTTELGPGDSVYVAAGATLSWRNPGDERAVLILCAASGKGELLSALVKHREEDETVKKR
- a CDS encoding MFS transporter, whose product is MKTFASRSGRPFYGWAVVAVATLAAFFSGPGQSYVFSVFVDPIIRDTGLGRVEVSTLYALGTAVSAVMVVVVARLVDRFGARVMLAAIGIGLGAACFGMSFAAGPLLLFFGFAALRALGQGSLPVTANMLAARWFVKRRGRAVAVVALGIAASNAVLPPATQALIGTFGWRGAYLALGTLVVAVLVPLALLIVRDRPEDVGLYPDGAQAPPAEKPQASDGAFDGSEETGPRGLVMLSVDFWLLALPVAAAPFIVTALVFHQISVLGEVGIEPATAASAFVPFAVAAAASTVVAGFLADRFGPRTPLFASLALLLAALSVLGFAHSVALVVLYAAALGAASGFQSVASGATWAHFYGREKLGRVQGPATMVMISGAAVAPLPLAAIYQASGSYALGLVVMGAIPLVCFVLALLFDPERAVRATTA